A genomic segment from Variovorax paradoxus B4 encodes:
- a CDS encoding RecQ family ATP-dependent DNA helicase: protein METPVLDSLHARARRIAAEGRIVSVDVEAHPEKGDQIFAVGAVRSDGTDTYRSTCSPAKAAAVAVSLNSFARDGEVLLGHNIRRHDIPLMREQLPQLECLRWPVLDTLELSALAFPSNPYHRLVKGYKLLSDERNNPTKDARIALNVFEEAVEALLETNEQEPWWLALLHFLLRSDESMATLLAQVREETAPAGEAVGPIVASRFAGRCCATRLQALVADIATSFDGHDPWSIAFALGWIRVSGGNSILPHWVFHELPAVRQLIAELREIDCGQTNCPYCRQNHNPEALLSSLFGKPGFRPHPTTADGSSLQRAIVNAGLARESLLAVLPTGGGKSICYQLPALVHYRRSGRLTVVISPLQSLMRDQVDNLMKADIQCAATVNGMLTPLERRDVLDRIRRGDIGIVLVSPEQFRSKTFVEAIRMREIAAWVFDEAHCLSKWGHDFRTDYLYVSRFIREQFPGQAPIACFTATAKPDVIDDLCDHFQEGLQIKLETFLGGHERTNLSYAVVPTSGGEKPQRIVELLRDGLRRDHAAVVFCATRKSAETIAQIVAQQGIACGCYHGGLAADLRKETQRRFLDGELQVIAATNAFGMGVDKPNVRLVIHADIPGSLENYLQEAGRAGRDGDEAKCVLLFDPKDVETQFRLSSTSQLSQRDFIGLLRALRFQAKKLGKDEIVISAKELLAQSVGTGIEVDAPDASTKVTTALSWLERHGFLKRNENATKVFPASLRVASLQEAKERIDKADFSASVQQKFLAVATALFRSDTPEGLSTDELMLDAGIRPEECFRIVHQLAKLGILVNDLGLTVRLMRGVRGASASRLEYLSAMEKALIELMAENAPDADQDEAQQHLNLRAVCTELRERLKLDDEKGQLDPTQVRACLRSMANGFGSGNDKRSMIQLQSLGDDTLRVTLRRPWSQIRRICELRRAVAQVTLTRLLAEVPEGVKGACLVECKAQALIDALGDDLVLKTQLREPEVGLENALLYLHQTRVLELDKGRSVFRSAMTIQMDEDTARRFNQASFAPLEEFYKERTLQTHVMHEYAKLGAEDPAKALDLVKAYFTLPHKQFVKEFFRGRTDLLERKTTDESYQRIVDDLQHPVQQALVTQPRTGNHLVLAGPGSGKTRVIVHRIAYLLRVLRVHPGRIIALAYNRGAAIQLRRRLMALAGDDARGVLVMTYHAMALRLTGTSLAGAERTSSSVDFKKMLQDAIDLLEGKSSALIDADEVRDRLLQGYEYIFVDEYQDIDAQQYALVSALAGRRRSDADTKLSIMAVGDDDQNIYSFKGANIEFIRRFRADYEGELTYLVENFRSTQNIISAANHVIQRGANRMKVDHPIRIDARRKDDPPGGRWAAIDQESRGAVRLITSPADPNLQVQLVHAEIERLRRLDPTVKLSEIAVLCRTHAPLEKMRVICDVEGLPCEITGPEAAKGQIALMRTREGWALAQALRRRQLRMLRLSALRRSLDYLQRAQPRNAALLDLLDIVDDVAATLQADIVPAAEALDLFYEAAGEMRRDGRASAIKLMTAHGAKGLEFDHVIVMDCADWRWDEEDERRLLYVAMTRARQSLTLMRAEGGRNPYLVDLGTVNGVHDQLPGARPQHRADLERRYIMLGPASMDIGFAGRASSAQPVHRAIAALRTGDVVEIEGRFVHSTSGQIVGRLAASVDAAPLQQGVSSVIAVMVRTRSQTPEAYWPALQVDHWETPLAEVRITEPSATPVADD from the coding sequence GATACCTACCGAAGCACCTGTTCTCCTGCCAAGGCAGCCGCGGTGGCGGTATCCCTCAACAGCTTTGCCCGAGATGGCGAGGTTCTTCTCGGCCACAACATCAGGCGCCACGACATCCCTCTGATGCGCGAGCAGCTCCCGCAGCTGGAATGTCTGCGCTGGCCCGTCCTCGACACGCTGGAGCTGTCCGCCCTCGCCTTCCCTAGCAACCCCTATCACCGGCTGGTGAAGGGCTACAAGCTGCTCTCCGACGAACGCAACAACCCGACCAAGGACGCCCGGATCGCGCTCAACGTGTTCGAAGAGGCCGTCGAAGCGCTGCTGGAGACGAACGAGCAAGAGCCTTGGTGGCTGGCATTGCTGCACTTTCTGCTTCGCAGCGACGAGAGCATGGCGACGCTGTTGGCACAAGTGCGTGAGGAGACCGCTCCCGCTGGCGAGGCGGTCGGGCCGATCGTTGCCAGCCGTTTTGCGGGTCGCTGCTGCGCCACCCGTTTGCAGGCGCTGGTCGCCGACATCGCGACTTCCTTCGACGGCCACGATCCTTGGTCGATCGCGTTCGCCCTGGGCTGGATCCGCGTCTCGGGAGGAAACTCGATCCTTCCCCACTGGGTCTTCCACGAACTGCCCGCCGTCAGGCAATTGATTGCCGAGCTGCGGGAAATCGACTGCGGCCAGACCAACTGCCCATATTGCCGCCAGAACCACAACCCCGAGGCGCTGCTGTCCTCGTTGTTCGGCAAGCCGGGCTTCCGGCCGCACCCGACAACCGCCGATGGCTCATCGCTGCAGCGTGCGATCGTCAATGCCGGACTGGCACGCGAGAGCCTGTTGGCCGTGCTGCCCACCGGCGGCGGCAAATCCATCTGCTACCAGCTCCCCGCCCTCGTCCACTACCGCCGCTCAGGGCGGCTGACCGTCGTCATCTCTCCGCTGCAGTCGCTCATGCGAGACCAGGTGGACAACCTGATGAAAGCCGACATCCAATGCGCGGCAACCGTCAACGGGATGCTCACCCCACTGGAACGGCGAGATGTGCTGGACCGCATCCGCCGGGGCGACATCGGCATCGTGCTCGTCTCACCCGAGCAATTCAGAAGCAAGACTTTCGTCGAAGCCATCCGCATGCGGGAGATCGCGGCCTGGGTGTTCGACGAAGCCCACTGTCTCTCCAAGTGGGGGCACGACTTCCGCACGGACTATCTGTACGTCTCGCGCTTCATCCGGGAGCAGTTTCCCGGTCAGGCACCGATCGCCTGTTTCACCGCCACCGCCAAGCCGGACGTCATCGACGACCTGTGCGACCACTTCCAGGAAGGCCTTCAGATCAAGCTGGAGACATTCCTCGGTGGCCACGAGCGCACCAACCTGTCCTATGCCGTGGTGCCGACCTCGGGCGGCGAGAAGCCGCAGCGCATCGTGGAACTGCTGCGCGACGGCCTGCGACGAGACCATGCCGCCGTGGTCTTCTGTGCCACGCGCAAGAGCGCCGAGACCATCGCACAGATCGTCGCGCAACAGGGCATCGCATGCGGCTGCTACCACGGCGGGCTCGCCGCTGATTTGCGCAAGGAGACCCAGCGACGTTTCCTCGACGGCGAACTGCAGGTGATCGCCGCCACCAACGCGTTCGGCATGGGCGTGGACAAGCCCAACGTTCGGCTGGTGATCCATGCCGACATTCCCGGCTCCCTGGAGAACTACCTCCAAGAAGCTGGAAGAGCCGGGCGCGATGGGGACGAAGCCAAATGCGTCCTGCTGTTCGACCCCAAGGACGTGGAAACCCAATTCCGCCTGTCCTCCACCTCCCAGCTGTCGCAGCGAGATTTCATTGGACTGCTGCGTGCCTTGCGCTTCCAGGCCAAGAAGCTGGGAAAAGACGAGATCGTCATCTCCGCGAAAGAGCTGCTCGCGCAGAGCGTCGGGACCGGCATCGAAGTCGATGCCCCCGACGCCTCCACCAAGGTCACCACGGCGCTGTCGTGGCTTGAGCGCCATGGCTTCTTGAAGCGCAACGAGAACGCCACCAAGGTCTTCCCTGCCAGTCTTCGGGTGGCCTCGCTGCAGGAAGCCAAGGAGCGCATCGACAAGGCGGATTTTTCCGCCAGCGTTCAGCAGAAGTTTCTCGCTGTCGCCACTGCCCTGTTCCGCTCCGACACGCCCGAGGGACTCAGCACCGACGAGCTCATGCTCGACGCGGGCATCCGACCGGAGGAGTGCTTTCGCATCGTTCACCAGCTGGCCAAGCTGGGCATCCTGGTCAATGACCTCGGACTGACGGTGCGCCTGATGCGTGGCGTGAGGGGCGCGTCCGCCTCCCGCCTCGAATATCTGAGTGCCATGGAGAAGGCGCTCATCGAGCTCATGGCCGAAAACGCCCCGGACGCGGATCAGGACGAAGCGCAACAACACCTGAATCTCCGAGCGGTCTGCACGGAGCTGCGCGAACGTCTGAAGCTCGACGACGAAAAGGGGCAACTCGACCCCACTCAGGTCCGGGCCTGCTTGCGATCCATGGCCAACGGTTTCGGCTCTGGCAACGACAAGCGCAGCATGATCCAGCTGCAGTCGCTGGGCGACGACACCCTGCGCGTCACCTTGCGTCGGCCTTGGTCCCAGATCCGCAGGATCTGCGAACTGCGCCGTGCCGTCGCCCAAGTCACGCTCACGCGGCTGCTTGCAGAGGTGCCGGAAGGCGTCAAAGGCGCATGCCTGGTGGAGTGCAAGGCCCAGGCACTGATCGATGCGCTCGGTGACGATCTGGTTCTGAAGACCCAGCTGCGCGAGCCCGAAGTGGGGCTGGAGAATGCGCTGCTCTACCTTCACCAGACGCGTGTGCTCGAACTGGACAAAGGCAGGTCCGTCTTCCGCTCTGCGATGACCATCCAGATGGACGAGGACACCGCCAGGCGGTTCAACCAAGCATCGTTTGCGCCTCTGGAAGAGTTCTACAAGGAACGGACGCTGCAGACGCACGTCATGCACGAGTACGCCAAGCTCGGCGCAGAAGATCCGGCGAAAGCGCTTGATCTGGTCAAGGCCTACTTCACCCTGCCCCATAAGCAGTTCGTCAAGGAATTCTTCCGCGGACGCACGGACCTGCTGGAGCGCAAGACCACGGACGAATCCTACCAGCGCATTGTTGATGACCTGCAGCACCCCGTGCAGCAAGCCCTGGTCACGCAGCCCCGGACAGGCAATCACCTGGTCTTGGCGGGTCCAGGGTCCGGCAAGACGCGGGTGATCGTCCACCGCATCGCCTACTTGCTGCGCGTATTGCGCGTGCATCCGGGGCGCATCATCGCGCTGGCCTACAACCGGGGGGCGGCCATCCAGCTGCGCCGCCGACTGATGGCGCTCGCCGGAGACGATGCACGCGGCGTGCTGGTCATGACCTACCACGCGATGGCGCTGCGCTTGACCGGAACCAGTCTGGCCGGGGCGGAGCGCACCTCCAGCAGTGTCGACTTCAAGAAGATGCTCCAGGACGCCATCGATCTGCTCGAAGGCAAGAGCTCGGCCCTGATCGACGCGGACGAAGTCCGCGATCGCCTGCTGCAGGGCTACGAATACATCTTCGTCGACGAGTACCAGGACATCGACGCGCAGCAGTACGCGCTGGTCAGCGCCCTTGCCGGCCGCCGGCGATCAGACGCCGACACCAAGCTGAGCATCATGGCCGTGGGAGACGATGACCAGAACATCTACTCCTTCAAGGGTGCGAACATCGAGTTCATACGGCGCTTCCGGGCCGACTATGAAGGGGAACTCACCTACCTGGTCGAGAACTTCCGCTCCACCCAGAACATCATCTCGGCCGCGAACCATGTGATCCAGCGCGGTGCCAATCGCATGAAGGTCGATCACCCCATCCGGATCGACGCTCGGCGCAAGGACGATCCACCGGGCGGGCGCTGGGCCGCGATCGACCAGGAAAGCCGCGGCGCGGTACGGTTGATCACCAGTCCGGCAGACCCGAACCTTCAGGTCCAACTGGTCCACGCGGAGATCGAGCGCCTCCGGCGCCTCGATCCGACGGTCAAGCTCTCGGAGATCGCGGTGCTCTGCCGCACACACGCTCCGCTGGAAAAGATGAGGGTCATTTGCGATGTCGAAGGCCTGCCCTGCGAGATCACCGGCCCGGAAGCGGCCAAAGGGCAGATCGCGCTGATGCGGACGCGCGAAGGCTGGGCCTTGGCCCAGGCACTGAGGCGGCGACAGCTGCGCATGTTGCGACTCAGCGCGCTGCGCAGGTCCCTGGACTATCTGCAACGCGCCCAGCCCAGAAACGCCGCGCTGCTGGATCTCCTCGACATCGTCGATGACGTCGCCGCCACACTGCAGGCAGACATCGTTCCAGCAGCCGAAGCGCTCGACCTGTTCTACGAAGCCGCCGGCGAAATGCGACGGGATGGCCGCGCAAGCGCCATCAAGCTCATGACTGCACATGGCGCCAAGGGCCTGGAGTTCGACCACGTCATCGTGATGGACTGCGCCGACTGGCGTTGGGACGAAGAAGATGAACGACGACTTCTCTATGTGGCGATGACCCGTGCCCGTCAATCGTTGACCCTGATGCGCGCAGAGGGTGGACGCAACCCCTATCTCGTAGACCTTGGAACCGTCAACGGCGTCCACGACCAGTTGCCCGGAGCCCGCCCACAACATCGAGCGGACCTGGAACGCCGCTACATCATGCTCGGCCCGGCCAGCATGGACATTGGATTTGCTGGACGGGCGTCGTCGGCTCAGCCAGTTCATCGAGCGATCGCGGCCTTGCGGACCGGAGATGTCGTCGAGATAGAAGGCCGATTCGTTCACTCGACCTCTGGGCAGATCGTTGGCCGGCTGGCCGCAAGCGTGGATGCGGCACCTCTCCAGCAAGGGGTCTCCTCCGTCATTGCAGTCATGGTGCGAACCCGGTCTCAGACGCCCGAGGCGTACTGGCCGGCGCTGCAAGTCGATCACTGGGAAACGCCGCTCGCGGAAGTCCGGATTACGGAGCCATCCGCGACGCCAGTTGCTGACGATTGA
- a CDS encoding AAA family ATPase: MDEVRLAALTKICSLLASSTQEALAKLSATLHLVAEAKKSAKLSKPKTSDWNKIKEIAIGNFKTIRQTTVPLGDVTILVGPNGSGKSSVLQAIHWAARAASYITPKNTKEVISFDRLDYLPSSKPLSTAYFAELGSGNNQTHTSVAFVHDTAPGVQPLVATVKIWAARNKGAISAHIDGGVAVTPFKQRQRPITAYIPGLAGLAERETILAQPLMRRHAASGDAGGVLRNVLYNLALRQGAESEDAAVARLARLNELLSLIHPYFRIIVSFDEREDIHINASYVEEGIGVPPQPLESLATGILQVLQIFAYLILFRPRLLLVDEPDAHLHPDKQERLIEALEAASQEFGTQIILTTHSQHIVRAASAATQLVWMRWGEVVSEDEKSIRALMGWGALDKSVILFIEDEDDQAVRSILRQWPHLTRQISVCKCFGVDNLPRQPLLEGLMNEGEIRLNIVLHRDCDFMSEEESDLWAKNYPNKNTFTWVTKHVDVEAYYCQPEYISALYGVDLATASAWIQEAAVNVSGSKQLFKNKRELIRRLLYPDGGSPNSETLWTGLGGQTPSTVLGKNLHKALKTIVKKSGFDEHSLSNFRIPKGFEMAPDLRLVLERALD, from the coding sequence ATGGACGAGGTACGACTGGCTGCTTTGACAAAAATCTGCTCACTATTAGCCAGTAGCACACAGGAGGCCTTAGCCAAATTGTCTGCGACGCTTCATTTAGTTGCTGAGGCGAAAAAATCTGCAAAGCTATCGAAGCCAAAAACAAGTGATTGGAATAAGATCAAAGAAATTGCAATTGGCAATTTCAAAACAATTAGACAAACAACCGTTCCTCTTGGCGACGTCACCATTTTGGTTGGCCCAAATGGCTCAGGAAAATCTTCTGTTCTGCAGGCTATTCACTGGGCCGCAAGAGCGGCTAGTTACATTACGCCCAAAAATACAAAAGAAGTTATCTCTTTTGACCGTTTGGACTACCTGCCTTCGAGCAAACCGCTCTCAACGGCCTACTTTGCCGAACTCGGGTCGGGCAACAACCAAACCCACACCTCAGTAGCATTCGTACACGATACTGCGCCCGGCGTTCAGCCCTTAGTTGCTACTGTAAAAATATGGGCGGCAAGAAATAAAGGCGCCATATCCGCGCATATTGACGGGGGGGTGGCAGTAACGCCGTTCAAACAACGGCAGCGGCCAATCACCGCTTATATACCTGGGCTGGCCGGTTTAGCGGAGCGGGAAACTATCCTTGCTCAGCCATTAATGAGGCGCCACGCTGCGAGTGGTGATGCTGGCGGAGTCCTTAGGAACGTTCTTTATAATCTGGCACTCAGGCAAGGGGCGGAATCCGAAGATGCGGCAGTTGCCCGCCTGGCCCGGCTCAATGAATTATTGAGTTTGATTCATCCGTATTTTCGAATAATCGTTTCTTTCGACGAACGTGAAGATATACACATCAACGCAAGCTACGTCGAGGAAGGAATCGGCGTACCTCCTCAACCACTCGAGAGCCTAGCCACGGGCATATTGCAAGTCCTGCAAATTTTTGCGTATCTCATCTTATTTCGTCCCCGCTTGCTGCTTGTGGATGAGCCTGATGCGCACCTCCATCCTGACAAACAAGAGCGCCTTATCGAAGCGCTAGAAGCAGCCTCGCAAGAGTTCGGCACGCAGATTATCCTAACCACTCACAGCCAACACATTGTTCGAGCAGCCTCAGCCGCCACACAATTGGTGTGGATGCGCTGGGGCGAGGTCGTTTCGGAAGACGAAAAGTCAATTCGAGCTCTTATGGGATGGGGCGCTCTTGATAAGTCCGTTATTTTATTTATTGAAGATGAAGACGATCAAGCGGTGCGTTCAATATTGCGACAGTGGCCCCACTTAACCAGGCAAATATCCGTCTGCAAATGCTTCGGCGTGGACAATCTCCCAAGACAACCACTGCTAGAAGGACTAATGAATGAAGGAGAAATTCGACTCAATATTGTATTGCATCGAGATTGTGATTTCATGAGCGAGGAGGAGAGTGACCTTTGGGCGAAGAACTACCCAAATAAAAACACATTTACATGGGTAACCAAGCATGTAGATGTCGAAGCGTATTATTGCCAACCCGAATATATCTCCGCACTTTACGGTGTCGACTTGGCTACAGCCTCGGCTTGGATTCAAGAGGCGGCAGTCAATGTTTCCGGCTCTAAGCAACTGTTTAAGAACAAACGAGAGTTAATTAGGCGATTGCTTTACCCGGACGGTGGAAGCCCCAACAGCGAAACACTTTGGACGGGCCTAGGTGGACAAACACCCTCCACTGTGCTCGGGAAGAATTTACACAAAGCGCTCAAGACCATCGTCAAGAAGAGTGGTTTCGACGAGCATTCCTTAAGTAACTTTCGCATTCCAAAGGGATTTGAAATGGCACCGGACTTGCGACTGGTGCTAGAACGTGCCTTGGACTAG
- a CDS encoding helix-turn-helix transcriptional regulator, with protein MDRSTFWNKVKLKQLPQPVKIAGITRWRVSDLRGFVDVVSS; from the coding sequence ATGGACCGCTCCACCTTCTGGAACAAGGTGAAGCTCAAGCAGCTCCCACAGCCGGTGAAAATTGCGGGCATCACTCGGTGGCGCGTCTCGGACTTGCGAGGATTTGTGGACGTGGTTTCTAGTTAA